The genomic DNA ATTTGGAAATATTACATTGACATTCAATATAAAAAAAGAAGACATATCCAGGACTATAACGAAAAGTAGTATCAAGTATTTGTCTATGTTTTTTTTATTTTCGTATGCAACGGGAAAAATATATAGCCTATCTCAAGAAGCATATTTTGACCAAGGAAGTAGATTAAATAAAATTTATAAAATAAATAATAAGTATGCCAGTGGAGTTTATACAACTAAAGAGAGAGCACTAATTATTAATGATTTATTAGCTAGTTTAGAGCAGTATGTTAAGCCTAACGATTATTTGCTTACTTATGATAAGATTCCGATGGTTCATTTTTTAACCGAAACAAAACCATATATGTTTAACCCTTGGATATGGATATATGATAGTTATTCGTTTAAAAAAAATATGGATCGAGCAGAAAAGGAAATAGATGTATTACCTATAATAGTCCAACAAAAGTTTGAAACTATTGGAACCTTTTCTGAACCTACTTTGGAATATCTGACAGAAAGCATAGGAAATGACATTAGGTATAGTAATGGATTTGATAAAAATAGAGTTAAAATAATGAATTCTTTTATTTCTAGAAATGAATATGAAATAGTATGGAGTAATGCTTATTTTAACATTTATAAATCTGATAAAAAAAGATAAGTATTAAGTGTTATTTTAAACAATGAACGAACTTTATTTGTTGAAATACTAAGTTATGAAAAAAGAAATTTCCATAGTTATTCCGATATATAATGAACAAGATAATATAGCAAAGCTCTATGAACGACTCGTTGCTTCCATTACTAATTTTACTAAAGTTTATGAATTAATTTTTATCAATGATGGTAGTACAGATAATTCTTTTTTAGAATTACTTAAACTTTCCGAAATAAATGATAAAGTATATTATATTAATTTTAGTAGGAACTTTGGACATCAAATAGCTGTATCGGCAGGTTTAAATATGTGTAGAGGGAAGTGTACTGTTATTATTGATGGTGATCTACAAGATCCTCCTGAAATTATCCCGCAACTTTATAGTGAATACAAAAAAGGGTTTGATGTTGTATATGCTAAACGAAAAAAAAGGGAAGGAGAGACATTTTTAAAAAAAATAACTTCAAAGTTATTTTATAGAATATTAAAAAGGATAACGCCTTTTGAAATTCCTATAGATACAGGAGATTTTAGGCTTTTAGATAGAAAAGTAGTACTAGCATTAAATAAAATGTCGGAACAGAATAAATTTTTAAGAGGCCAAATAGCTTGGTTAGGTTTTAAACAAACACATGTTTTGTTTAACAGAAATAGTCGTAAACATGGTAAATCGGGTTATTCATATGGGAAAATGTTTCGATTAGCTATTGATGCTGTAACGAGTTTTTCAGATAGACCTTTAGCATTTGTTACTCGAATAGGTTTCTTAATTTCTTTTCTTTCATTTTTAGTCATTTTGTTTGCTATTTTTTCACACTTCGTTTTAAAGCAAACCATTACTGGGTGGACTTCCTTAATTATTAGTTCGATGTTTATAGGAGGCATACAATTATTGTCGATAGGAATTATTGGAGAATATATTAGTCGTATAAACAATAATGTAAAAAACAGGCCGCTTTATATTATTGAAAATACTAATATTAGATTAGACGATTCCGAGTGATAAAAAATTCGTCCGATGATAAGTTTAAGATTTTATTTAAACTAAAACTAATTCTTTAGCCCAAGGATGCTAAAAAATAAACTAAACAAAATGGCTTGTACGCCAAGTAAAATCGTGAAAACAGCAGGAATAATTAGACGTAACATATATTGTGGATCTAAATTTCCAAAACCATAATCTTCCCAAAGATTTAGACTATAAAAAGTTAATGAAACTCCAAAAATTAAAAGTATAGCTCCTATAATTAATCCAAATTCCAAATTTAAATATTTAAACAACTTGTCGTATCTGTTACTTTTTGGGAGCAACCCGTTTTCAACAGCAAATATTTTGGTAAGCGCATAAAAAATAAAACATTGAAAACCAACAAGTATAAGACTGGAAGTATAGAGTAGGGTATTTACATCAAATACTATATCCTTAATATGTATGGGTTGGTTAATGAGTCGTAAGGAAATTAATAATCCAGTAATCATCATTATTATGCTGGGGTATAAAAACAACCACTTTGGACTATAGAGTGCCAAAAAACGCAAATGCCTCCAGCCATCACGCCAGGTTTTTAAATGTGGTTTTCGAGTTCTGCCATCAGGATATAAAATTGTAGGGACTTCAGTAATAGAAAGATTGTTTAACTTAGACTTTACTATCATTTCAGAGGCAAATTCCATCCCTGTAGTTTTCAAATTCATTTTACCATATGCTTCCTTTGAAAAACCTCTCAAACCACAGTGAAAATCACGAATATTTATTTTAAAAAATAACCTACCAATAAAAGACAATACAGGGTTCCCTAAATATTTATGTATAAATGGCATCGCATTTTTTTTAATGCCACCTTTAAACCTATTGCCCATTACAAGATCATAACCTTCTCTTAACTTTAATAAAAATGGGAGCAGATCTTCAAAATCATAACTATCATCAGCATCAGCCATTATAATATAAGTGCCTTGGGCTTTTTCAATTCCACCTTTTAATGCATTGCCATACCCCTTGTTTTTAACTGGAATCAATACAGTATTTAGTTTTTTAGCTATTGCTTGCGAGCCGTCAGAACTTCCATTGTCTGCAATAATAATTTCTCCAACAACATTGTTTTTCTTGAAAAAAGATTGCGCTTTAGTAATACAGATTTCTAATGTCTCAGCTTCATTTAAACATGGCATAACTACAGATAATTCAATATTCATGATAATGCGGTTTTGGAGTTTTTAGATGTTTTAAATAAGATGAAAATAATTAAGAAAAACACCCAGTCGTTGTAAAACAAAAATCTTTTTTTTGTATGCATTCCAATAGAAACTAATGCTGTATTTAAGAATGTTAAAAAGAGTACTAAAAAAATTATTTTATAACTAATACTATTGGTTTTAATAAGCTTTAAAAAACTATAAATAAATATAACCAAGAGTAACAATGTATATTTGGCATTACCAAATCCATGTATGAAATTTTGAATATAAATTTTAAACCATAATGCAAAATTATTTTGTATTAGGTTTAGTGTCATGCTTTTTGTTAGCTTATCAATAGCAATAACTTTTTGATTATACGTTAGGCTTTTTTCCAAGCTTTTTCTTGCTACAGAAAAAATTGTGGCG from Flavivirga abyssicola includes the following:
- a CDS encoding glycosyltransferase family 2 protein — encoded protein: MNIELSVVMPCLNEAETLEICITKAQSFFKKNNVVGEIIIADNGSSDGSQAIAKKLNTVLIPVKNKGYGNALKGGIEKAQGTYIIMADADDSYDFEDLLPFLLKLREGYDLVMGNRFKGGIKKNAMPFIHKYLGNPVLSFIGRLFFKINIRDFHCGLRGFSKEAYGKMNLKTTGMEFASEMIVKSKLNNLSITEVPTILYPDGRTRKPHLKTWRDGWRHLRFLALYSPKWLFLYPSIIMMITGLLISLRLINQPIHIKDIVFDVNTLLYTSSLILVGFQCFIFYALTKIFAVENGLLPKSNRYDKLFKYLNLEFGLIIGAILLIFGVSLTFYSLNLWEDYGFGNLDPQYMLRLIIPAVFTILLGVQAILFSLFFSILGLKN
- a CDS encoding glycosyltransferase family 2 protein, with product MKKEISIVIPIYNEQDNIAKLYERLVASITNFTKVYELIFINDGSTDNSFLELLKLSEINDKVYYINFSRNFGHQIAVSAGLNMCRGKCTVIIDGDLQDPPEIIPQLYSEYKKGFDVVYAKRKKREGETFLKKITSKLFYRILKRITPFEIPIDTGDFRLLDRKVVLALNKMSEQNKFLRGQIAWLGFKQTHVLFNRNSRKHGKSGYSYGKMFRLAIDAVTSFSDRPLAFVTRIGFLISFLSFLVILFAIFSHFVLKQTITGWTSLIISSMFIGGIQLLSIGIIGEYISRINNNVKNRPLYIIENTNIRLDDSE